The following proteins come from a genomic window of Bacillota bacterium:
- a CDS encoding acetyl-CoA decarbonylase/synthase complex subunit delta, which produces MPVEILREKFTGKVQEVVLGATKEEGGTRAYTVKLGGSSTLPFLQFEGEVPNRPAIALEIWDIKPDWHECFVPYYGDVWEDPVAWAKKAEEYGADIIYLRLRGADPELENSRSADECAKIVKAVLENTGAPLIVEGPGFPDKDNEVLQAVGEAAAGENIALGVAEKDNYRSIAAACMMNKHCIIARSPLDINILKQLNLMITEMGVPVEKVINDPLTGGLGYGIEYAYSIMERARWGALIGDKMMSLPLICLAGPEAWRAKEANAPNEEAGRGWGDQKVRGIMWEAMTAAALVQAGGDLILMRHPEAAKIVKKHIEDLMLPNAY; this is translated from the coding sequence GAAATTTTAAGGGAAAAATTCACTGGCAAAGTGCAGGAAGTAGTGCTCGGCGCAACAAAGGAAGAGGGTGGTACGAGGGCATATACGGTAAAATTGGGTGGAAGCTCAACCCTGCCCTTCCTCCAGTTTGAAGGTGAAGTCCCCAACCGTCCGGCGATTGCGCTCGAGATTTGGGATATTAAGCCCGATTGGCACGAATGCTTCGTTCCCTACTACGGCGATGTCTGGGAAGATCCGGTAGCCTGGGCAAAGAAGGCGGAAGAATACGGGGCCGACATTATTTACCTTCGCCTGAGGGGTGCAGATCCGGAGCTGGAAAATTCCAGAAGTGCAGATGAGTGCGCAAAAATCGTGAAAGCGGTTCTGGAAAACACGGGAGCTCCCCTCATTGTGGAAGGTCCTGGTTTCCCTGACAAGGACAACGAGGTGCTGCAGGCGGTGGGTGAAGCCGCGGCAGGAGAAAACATTGCGCTGGGGGTGGCCGAGAAGGATAATTACCGTTCTATTGCTGCTGCTTGCATGATGAACAAGCACTGCATTATCGCCCGGTCTCCGCTTGACATTAACATCTTGAAGCAGTTGAACTTGATGATTACAGAAATGGGCGTTCCTGTTGAGAAGGTTATCAACGACCCCTTAACGGGAGGCCTCGGGTACGGGATCGAGTATGCTTACTCGATTATGGAGAGGGCGCGCTGGGGCGCACTGATCGGAGATAAAATGATGTCCTTGCCGTTAATCTGCCTGGCCGGTCCTGAAGCATGGCGGGCAAAAGAAGCCAACGCTCCCAATGAAGAGGCCGGCCGCGGGTGGGGCGACCAGAAAGTTCGGGGAATCATGTGGGAGGCCATGACTGCTGCTGCCCTGGTGCAGGCCGGTGGGGACCTGATACTGATGCGGCATCCCGAAGCGGCAAAAATAGTGAAAAAG